GCGGGCGCACCTGGATCCTTCTGCTCTCTGCGTTGGTCCTTCTCGCAGCATGCGCGGAGGGCGTGATGACCGCGACGGGGGGCATCCGGAGATGGGTGGGACCGGAGGTGCGGGTCCCGGGCGGTGGCAACTTCCGCACGGTCATCTACTACGGCCCCTGGCAGTGTAGCCCCAACCTCATGAACTACTGCCGGGACAAGTGCTCAGGAGAGGGCCTCGCCCTCCAGGGCTGCATCTGGCTCGCGGACGTGAAGATGGACTTCGTGGGCGATATCGTGCGCGCCGGAAGCCGCTTCGGCATGGCGAACTGCTGCTGCAACTACCCGACGCTGAGCAAGGCCCAGAACGACTCGGCGCGGGCGAAGTGGAAGTCCATCCGCGATGGCTTCCGGGAGCGGTGGTCCGAAAAGTTCGGCGAGTGGCCTCGCGAAGCGGATGGGTCGCCATACCAGGCGCACCACGTTCGCGACCTCAAGCACGGAGGCAACCCCACCGACTGGGACAACATCATCCCCTACCCCAAGGACATTCACGAGACGCTGTTGGGGCTCTACAACCAGTGCTACGCGAGTCAGCCCCCATGGACCACCGCGGGGGGAAGCTACCCCTACGGAGAGTAGCCCCATGCCGACGATGACCGAGCTGCTGGAGGAGGTGTCACGGCACCACTTCCCCAATCCACCCGCGACGCCCGATCAACTCGAGGCGTTCGAAGCCCGGATGGGATGGCGGCTGGACCCGGACATGCGCGCGTTCTACCTGCACTGCGACGGCGCGAAGCTGTTCGACCGCATCGACCCGGACTTCCACTTCCTCCCGCTGGCCATGATTCGCCGCGCACGGACGGTCATGCTCCAGGACGACAGCGACAGGTCCGGTCCCGCGTCCTGGTACGTCGCGTGCGCACTCCACGACAGCAACTACGTCCTCGTGGACGTGGGCCAGCAAGCCGGCGGGCGCTACCCCATCATCGACGGTTACCGGGAAGCGTTCCCAGACCCGTACTACTGCACACAGATCGCCAACTCCTTCTCGGAGTTCCTTGCCGGCGCGCTCCACTCCGAAAGACGTTGGTTCTGGCTTCGGGAAGAGGACTGACCCTCACGGCTCCCGGGGCCCCGCGGGCTCCGGTGGCCTCGCGCTCCGTGGGTCCTCCATCGCGCCCGGCAGCGCCTCCACCGGGAACGGGCCCGGGGGAATCGTGGGACGGAAGCGCGTGCGCGTCTCCAGCACGCACACCGCCAGCAACACCGCCACGAACACCACCGACGTGATGAGCACCAGCCCGTTGCTCGCGCGCTGCTCTCGCAAGTGCATGTAGAAGAGGGCGATGAGCAGCCCCTTCGCTCCCGCGATGATCAGCGCCACCGGGAGCGACCACGCGCCGTGCGGCAGCTTGTGCAGCCCGTACGTCAGCGCCGTCAGCGCGAGTAGCACCGCGCCCACGATGAGCACGCCCGCCACGCCCAGCTGACGCCCCGGCTTCTCCACCGTGTCCTCGGTCACGGGCCCGCTCCTCATGACAGATACAGGATGGGATAGACGAACAACCAGATGACATCCACCAGGTGCCAGTACATGCCACCCAGCTCCACCGGCGTCGCGTACCCCGCTCCGAACGTCCCCGACGCGGACCGCACGCCCAGCACCGTCAACACGCTCACGCCCACCGTCACGTGCAGCGCGTGGAAGCCGGTCAGCAGGTAGTACAGCGTGAAGAAGAGGCTCGCCCCCACGCGCGGCACCTCCGTGAACCGGTACGCGTCCCCGGGCAGCCCGCCGTCCCTCACGTGGTGCGCGTACTCCACGCCCTTCACCACCAAGAACACGACTCCCAACAGCGCAGCCACCAGCAGCAACGCTCCGCCCAGCCCCGGCCTGTCCTCCCGCACCGCGTGCACCGCGAGCGCCACCACGATGCTGCTCGTCACCAGGATGAACGTGTTCAGCGTGCCCAACCCCACGTCCATCGTGAGCTGCGCCGCCCGGAACACCTCCGGGTACACCGAGCGATACACGCCATAGGCCGTGAACAACCCCGCGAACAGCAACACCTCCGTCGCGATGAAGACCCACATGCCCAGGTACGCCGCCTGCTTGCGCGCGTCCTCGGAACCCCAGTGCTCCGTCACGGCCTCAGGCGGCATGCGGCACCTCCTCCCGCGCGTACTCGTGCGGACCCGTGGGGTACTCGGGCGTCGTGGTGAAGTTGTGCGTGGGCGGCGGGGACGCGCTCCGCCACTCGAAGCCCTCGCTGCCCCAGGGGTTGTCTCCCGCGACCGCGCCATGGCGGAGGCTCCACGCCAGATACCCCGCGATGGCCAGGAACCCGAACGCCAGCAGGGACGCGCCCGCCGTGGACGCCACGTGCAGTGACTGGAAGTGCGGCGGATAGTCCGCGTACCGCCGGGGCATCCCCAGGTTCCCCAGCAGGAACTGCGGCACGAACGTGGCGATGAAGCCGAAGATGATCAACACCGCTGCGCCGTTGGCCAGCTTCGTGGGGAAGCACCTGCCGAACATCTTCGGGAACCAGTAGTGCAGCGCCGCCAGGAACGCCATCACCGTCGCCCCCACCATGATGAAGTGGAAGTGCGCCACCACCGAGTACGTGTCGTGCCAGTGCAGGTTCAACGACGTGGTCGCGTACGCCACGCCAATCATCCCCCCGAAGAAGAGGAAGAACATGAACCCCAGCGTGTAGATGAGCGGCGACTCGATGGCGATGGAGCCCCGGTAGAGCGTGCCCAGCCAGGAGAAGATTTTGATCGCCGTGAAGATGGCCACCAGCATCGACATGGCGCCGAACGCGCCCGAGCCGAAGGTGGACTGGCCGGACGCGAACATGTGGTGGCCCCAGGTGAAGAACCCCACGAACGCGATGCCCAGCGTGGAATACACAATCATCCGGTAGCTGAAGGCGTTCTTGCGGCTGAAGGCGGACACCGCCTCGCTGATGACGCCCATGGACGGCAGCACCATGATGTAGACGGCCGGGTGGCTGTAGAACCAGAACAGGTGCTGGAAGAGGATGGGGTCTCCCCCGCGCGCGGGGTCGAAGATGCCCGCGCCCACCACCCGCTCCAGCGCCACCAGCAGCAGCACCATGCCCAGCACCGGCGTGGCCAGCACCTGGATGATGGACGTGCCGTAGATGGCCCAGACGAACAGCGGCACCTTCATCCACGTGAGGCCCGGCGCCCTCAGCGTGTGCACCGTGGCGATGAAGTTGAGCCCGGTGAGGATGGTGGAGAACCCGATGATGAACACGCCCATCAGCACCGGCAGCACCGCCGTGCCCGTGGTCGTGCTGTAGGGCGTGTAGAAGGTCCAGCCCGTGTCCGCGCCGCCCTCGAACATGCCCCACAGCGCGACGCTGGCGCCCAGCACGTAGAGGTACACGGACGCCAGGTTGAGCCGGGGGAAGGCCACGTCCCGGGCGCCAATCATCAGCGGCACCAGGAAGTTGCCGAAGGCGGACGGGATGGCCGGAATCATGAACAGCCACACCATGGTGACGCCGTGGAGCGTGAACATCCGGTTGTACGCCAGGTGGCCCATCACGGTGCGGCCGGGCGTGAGCAGTTCGATGCGCAGCGCCAGCGCGAACAGGCCACCCAGCAAGAAGAAGAAGAGCGTCAGCCCCAGGAACATCACCCCGATGCGCTTGTGGTCGTGCGTCGTGAGCCACGACCACACGGTGCGCCCGTCCGACAGGTAGGACTCAGCGGCCGGTGGGAACATAGACGGGCTCCTCGGCCGCGGTGACTCCCGGGCGCAGGGGACGCAGGGACTTGATGAACTCCACGAGCGCGCCGGTGTCCTCCGCGCTCAACCGGCTGTGATAGCCGGGCATCACGGGCGCGTAGCCGGCCACGACCTTCGCCAGCGGATCCATCATGGACTCGGTGAGGTACGCCTCGTCCGCGAGCACGGCGCCGCCGCCCTCGAGCGGCTCCGTCCTGCCATAGAGCCCCAGCCACGTGGGGCCGATGTGCGGCGCGCCCGTCACGGTGTGGCATTGCAGGCACCCCTGCGCGGCGGCGACGCGTTCGCCTCGGACGGCCATGGACTCCGGGGTGCGGGCGCCGGGCAGCGCGGCCACGGGCAGGTTGCGGCGCTGCGCGTCCCGCCACGCCTCGAAGTCCGAGGGCGAGAGCACCACCACCTCCCCGCGCATTTGCGAGTGGTCCAGCCCGCAGTACTCCGCGCACAGCACCTGATGGCGTCCGGGCTTCGGCGCTTCGAACCAGAGGTCGGTGTAGCGGCCGGGGATCGCGTCCCGCTTCATGCGGAAGTCCGGCACGTAGAAGGAATGGATGACGTCCCTCGAAGTGAGGAGCAGCCGCACGGGCCGGCCCGCAGGCACCACCAGCGTGTCGATGGCGCTCGGCCCCCCGGGATAGGTGAACTTCCACATCCACTGCTTGGCGGTGACGTACACGTCCAGCGAGTCCTGGGGCGGGCTCATCACCCAGACGAACTGTTTGAAGCCCAGGACGAACCAGAGCAGGAACAGCGACAGCGGCACGCCGATGAACAGCGCCTCCATCCACGGAGCCGCCACCACGCGCGGCGTGGGGTCGGACGCCGTGCGCCGGCGGTAGCGCACGAGGAAGAACAGGCCGACGGCGCCAATGCCCACCGCCACCGCGAACGTGGTGAGGAGCAGGACGTAGTGCAGGTGGTCCACCTTCACCGCGAAGGTGGAGCCCTGCTCCGGGAGGAAGAAGAGGCGGCGCAGCAGCTCGTTCATCGCGCGCCCCCTTCACCTTCGGAGAGCAGTTGCCGCATGGCCGCGTCGATGGGCTGGTGGATGACGCCCGCGTCCGCGTCCACCCAGCCGTAGCCGTCCAGCCGCTCGCGTTGCCGCGCCTTCAGTTCGTCCGCTCTCCGGTCCAGCGAGAAGGGAGGCTGGTCGAGCATGCCGATCTGCTGGGTGCCCGGAGGCGGGGGGAGGGGACTCTCGGTTCCGGGACGCCAGAGGACCCACAGGGCCCACGCCGCGACACTGGCCGCCGCGAGCAGCGCCAGCGCCACGGCCCCGACGCGCAGCAGCCACGCGGTGGGCAGCTTCTCCAGCTCCGGAGGCGGTGGACGGGCTTCGCTCATGGCGGGCGCACCTGGAGCGAGTGGACGAGATACGGATCCGCCACGGGCACGGGGTAGCCGCCGCGTGAGCGCCAGAGGGCCGCCGCCACGGACAGCCCGCCCACGCCCAGCCACGCGGTGAGCGCCGTCCAGGGGATGACGACGCGCTCCGGGGAGAGCGAGGGGAACAGCAGCCACGCGACATCCACGGCGTGCATCGCGAGCATCCACAGCGCCACGGCCCCCAGCACCCGCGGGCGCGACTTGAGCTCGCGCGACAACAGGAGCGCGAAGGGGATGACGAAGTGGCCCAGCACCAGCACGAGCGACAGCACGCCCCAGCCGTCCTCCAGGCGGACGCGGTACCAGCTCACCTCCTCCGGCAGGGCGGCGACCCACATGAGCATGAACTGCGAATAGGCGATGTAGGCCCAGAAGCAGATGAAGGCGAACATCAGCGTGCCCAGCCGGTGG
The sequence above is drawn from the Corallococcus sp. NCRR genome and encodes:
- a CDS encoding SMI1/KNR4 family protein, whose translation is MTELLEEVSRHHFPNPPATPDQLEAFEARMGWRLDPDMRAFYLHCDGAKLFDRIDPDFHFLPLAMIRRARTVMLQDDSDRSGPASWYVACALHDSNYVLVDVGQQAGGRYPIIDGYREAFPDPYYCTQIANSFSEFLAGALHSERRWFWLREED
- a CDS encoding cytochrome C oxidase subunit IV family protein — its product is MTEDTVEKPGRQLGVAGVLIVGAVLLALTALTYGLHKLPHGAWSLPVALIIAGAKGLLIALFYMHLREQRASNGLVLITSVVFVAVLLAVCVLETRTRFRPTIPPGPFPVEALPGAMEDPRSARPPEPAGPREP
- a CDS encoding cytochrome c oxidase subunit 3 family protein, producing the protein MPPEAVTEHWGSEDARKQAAYLGMWVFIATEVLLFAGLFTAYGVYRSVYPEVFRAAQLTMDVGLGTLNTFILVTSSIVVALAVHAVREDRPGLGGALLLVAALLGVVFLVVKGVEYAHHVRDGGLPGDAYRFTEVPRVGASLFFTLYYLLTGFHALHVTVGVSVLTVLGVRSASGTFGAGYATPVELGGMYWHLVDVIWLFVYPILYLS
- a CDS encoding cbb3-type cytochrome c oxidase subunit I, whose product is MFPPAAESYLSDGRTVWSWLTTHDHKRIGVMFLGLTLFFFLLGGLFALALRIELLTPGRTVMGHLAYNRMFTLHGVTMVWLFMIPAIPSAFGNFLVPLMIGARDVAFPRLNLASVYLYVLGASVALWGMFEGGADTGWTFYTPYSTTTGTAVLPVLMGVFIIGFSTILTGLNFIATVHTLRAPGLTWMKVPLFVWAIYGTSIIQVLATPVLGMVLLLVALERVVGAGIFDPARGGDPILFQHLFWFYSHPAVYIMVLPSMGVISEAVSAFSRKNAFSYRMIVYSTLGIAFVGFFTWGHHMFASGQSTFGSGAFGAMSMLVAIFTAIKIFSWLGTLYRGSIAIESPLIYTLGFMFFLFFGGMIGVAYATTSLNLHWHDTYSVVAHFHFIMVGATVMAFLAALHYWFPKMFGRCFPTKLANGAAVLIIFGFIATFVPQFLLGNLGMPRRYADYPPHFQSLHVASTAGASLLAFGFLAIAGYLAWSLRHGAVAGDNPWGSEGFEWRSASPPPTHNFTTTPEYPTGPHEYAREEVPHAA
- the coxB gene encoding cytochrome c oxidase subunit II — encoded protein: MNELLRRLFFLPEQGSTFAVKVDHLHYVLLLTTFAVAVGIGAVGLFFLVRYRRRTASDPTPRVVAAPWMEALFIGVPLSLFLLWFVLGFKQFVWVMSPPQDSLDVYVTAKQWMWKFTYPGGPSAIDTLVVPAGRPVRLLLTSRDVIHSFYVPDFRMKRDAIPGRYTDLWFEAPKPGRHQVLCAEYCGLDHSQMRGEVVVLSPSDFEAWRDAQRRNLPVAALPGARTPESMAVRGERVAAAQGCLQCHTVTGAPHIGPTWLGLYGRTEPLEGGGAVLADEAYLTESMMDPLAKVVAGYAPVMPGYHSRLSAEDTGALVEFIKSLRPLRPGVTAAEEPVYVPTGR